The Epinephelus lanceolatus isolate andai-2023 chromosome 14, ASM4190304v1, whole genome shotgun sequence region cTTCAGTTCAAATAGGAGGCAGGACAGAAACTTAACTCTTAACCAAATACATGCAgttataaaatttaaaattagTGAGAGCTGAGCACACATAGATTTAAAATCATCTCTCTTTTTGGTCTTTTGCATAGACATCAGTTAAGTCTCACAAATATACACTTGTTTGATGGGGCCGTCAGGGGGTTGGCTGTGGTCAGTGCAGTGTTAATGTCAAAAATATGACAACAAGTACTTCTCatgtcaacaacatttttttctatgaTGAAGATGAAATGATGAGCTAAAAAGATCTTGCTGCCGAATGGATTTTCATGATTTAATGCTGTTGCTGTTTGACTTTCAGGTAGGAGTGTCAGTTATCAGGGTATCAGGGTACAATTCCTAGTTGTCTCAAATTAgttttgtggtgtcaaagttgTTGAGACCATAAGAGATTTTGAACTTTTAAAATTGTGATAAGCAAGTGATCCCATAAATCATGCTAAAATTTCAACACCTGATAAAATGTTTTAGCATTATTTCTATATCTAATACCTTTATTAGCCCATTTGAATTAGTTTAAAgaccaaaacacattttgtctAAAAGGGTGCCTGTAATGTGATGTGTTTTCATCAACTgaaactagactaaaactaaaaggtgaaaaatgactaaaatatgtctgaaaCTACTAAGCATTTTGATCTTAAAACAAAGACTAAATCTGAAACAGCTGCCAAAATCAACAGTGAGCCAGCAAGATGTCCCCACTACTTGACTGAAGGCGATCGAGCATGCTTTTGGCCGGGCTTTGGCTTGGCATGTTTAAAGTGATAATGGAAACGAAAATTGGCCCAGCATGGTTTGACATGGCGCGTCATAAAGTGCCACTGGAAAAGCCCTACTGGGTACCATTTGTGCCATTTAAATGTCTCTGGTACCAAACGGTAAAACCCATTTAACTTTAATTAAGGTATCCATTTAATCTAAATTTAACAGTTCGTGGATTTGTTcagaaaacaagcaaaacaaacaaaaaaaacccccataCAAAGGCAATGATGTTTGACTCAAAATGAGGTAGATTTATATCACATACTGTAGGACACGTTTGAAAAGATGAAATACAATGATGTTACAGAtacaaaaattaatataaaacatATCAGCACAGCTTAAGATATGGCTGTCGGGTCAGTGGGTGGGGTTTTAGgcggaaaaaaaaagagatcaaCAGATATATTAGGGTTTTCATTGTGCCATTCCTTGAAGCAGTTCCTTTCAGCAGTGAGGCACAGAGGGACATCGCACTTCATGCAGTACACAGGTGTCTTCACATGGCATCTTTTGCAGTGCTTTCCGTCGTTGTCTCCAAAGTAGGCAGGCATGCAGACAGTTGGTtttggtggtggaggtgggggtACTGATACTTCGGCAAACTCCAGCATGTCTACAGTTAGCTTTTCCCTGAAGTAGGTCTTGTTGTACGGCCTTTTCATGGTGGGACTGTTCTTCTCTTTGAGTAGTTCCTTGTGGAGAAGGAAACTGTTGACCACAGCAACGTCTATAAAATGGTAAAAGAAGGTCCTGTACCATTTCTTAGTTTTGTGGTGCACACTGTACTCGTTAATCAAAGTGCCCCAAAGATCCATTGCACCCATGTTGCGATTGTGCGCCACAACAGGATCAGGAACTGTGACGTCCTTCATTTTCCATACACCAGCCtctctcgctctcctcttcACTGTCTGTCCGCTGAATGCTTCATGCACTGTAGAGCAAATGGTTACCTCATGTGTGTCCATCCACTTTACAAAGAGAAGGTTGTTTTTTCGTATCCACCGCATATCCCCCCTTTCTGCCTTTTGAGGTAGGTCATTCTGTACGGTCTTTGGAAAGTCAAATTgggtttttgttattgttccaCATGCCCCAGTTTTTCGTCTGGACAATTCTTCAAAGAGGGCAGGGCTGGAACTGTCGACGAAAAGTGTGTAACCCTGACCGAGGAGAGGGAATTCCATAAGGTTCATTACTGAGGTGTAGCTCAAACGTTGGCCTGGAATGCGTGCGCTCTTCCCCTCATAGACAAAAAAATTCCATGTGTAGGCTGTTAAGGAATCTGCAAGCACAAATATTTTGTACGCCCTCTTTCTGGGCTTTGCCTTCTTGTACCACTTCTTGTTTCTGCAAGCCTGAGATGCCACCATCCTTTCATCTATGGTTATGTTCTGGTAAGGCTGAAAGTGTAGTTTGCAGGCATTcacaatctctgtgtaaagAGGTTTGATCTTGAACAGTCTGTCATACTCTGCAGTTTTCTTCTTACGTTCATTGACTTTATCTTCTTCTGGGTTGCTCATGTGCAGGGACCACATGATGGATTTAAAGCGATCCCGCGTCATTGTATCACCAGGGAATCGGAAGTTGTACGGCCATTCCTCTCTCCAGTAGTCCAGGCTGTCATGCACTTTTACGAGCCCAGAATAGAtgataatggccagaaaaatgtaGAACTCTCTCACTGTCAAAGGTTTCCAAACAAACTTCAATCCAGCCTTCAGTCTCTTGGCAGCATTTGCGTTTGTGTTTGCAACGATGGTGGAGACAACAGAGTGGCTAAAGAACAGCTGGAATAGTGAAAGGGGAGTCCATGCGACGGTGGGGTTGAGGGTGGGGCCAGGTCTCCTGACGGGCTTGAACTCGAGTGGCTCTGGTCTTTTATCTCTCTCCTCTTTGTTATGCCACCCATCTTCTATCCCCTCTTCCTTCTCACTCGAAGGGGCAGTCCTGCTACAAGGGCACTTAATCAGACCCGCTGACTTTTTTGATGGCTCTGGTGTAtaatcttcatcatcatcatcatcatcatcatcatcatcctcggCTTCACTTTGGAAACAAGATAGAGGAGAAGAAAGTCAGGAGTGGACCACAAATGCACTCATTCACTGGCAAATAGTTTTGAAAATGTGACTCAAAACATAAGTGATTTTATAGACTACAGTTATGTATAATTAGAGGCAGTAGTGACCAGAACTTGTAAAATATTATGACAGCATGTGTTATTGTCTTAATTTAGTCTATTAACTTTTGTTGTTATACATTAAACTTATATAAGTATAACATAAAGATGACATACCCTTCCATCGGTGAATCTTCACTAAGGCAATCTGCTCTTGCTCCGTCCTTGTCGAGGCCAGGCTCGAGTTCAGTCAGGTCCTCATCGTCTGACTCTGAATCTATGGGAATTTTGGCAGTCCCGTTTGTCAAAGTTAGTATTCCCAGTAGGGGtgcagttcagtatctgaccaaatgtactgtcttctgttcctgagttatggtgttAAATAATGGCCGGAAAattgtttttgcagaatattatggtgtcacagtgaagctaatctctcaagacagattctgcaatttacattgtagaatctgtcgacagccctgtgtgaaagacgactacgttttcagtgtttaattaaggTGGGAGAGGCGGAGGGTGGCGGGAGGTCGGATGCttccagagagggagagagagaaatatatcaaaataagataaaaatgggaaaaactgtcttcctcttttattttattttcagtgtttaatcaaggcgggATCGGGCGgtgggaggtccgacgcttcccaacgaggggagagggagaaatataacaaataatataaaaatatataaaaaaacatgattacTTAAAATGTTGAGCTGGCTTGAAGAGCTGACTTCTCGCTTTTGTTTACACCCGCGTTCCAAAGCTGGCGCTGACGCCCCACAATGCAAAGCGGTGTGATGTATTTTCACATTCTCTATTAGTACTGCTAAcagattaataattaaatcaaCAAATTTAAACTGGTTTAATTATAGGAAATCAGAGTAATATTTAGCAACCATAACTTTAAGTAACCCATTGTTATCTGCGGCGAACGCAAGCAGGTCTATGGGAGGCAATTCATCATCATGTTGTGTCGAATGGAGAAACCACCGCAGGTCTCCAGGAGAGGACACTGCTGAGTCTTGTTTATTCTATATCTAGCGATTTATACTAAAGAGTAAAGACACTATTTTGTGTAATATTTACAGGCTGTTAAGAGCTAAATAAACCCTAAATAGTTTGCCTACAGCTGTCTCCTGCTTCCTGTCATAGCTACAATTTGCACACTTCTGgtatgcttttcatttatttgcgtTGGAACTTGACAGAAGCCACTGTGCATTTTAATCTACAAAAATAACCAAGCTCTAACTACAATTTTTTCCATGGTCCccaatcattttaaaaatgcccccatttatatatatatatatatatatatatatatatatatatatatatatatatatatatatgtagaggcccctgcacttcagTTAGTTGAAAAACTACAggcagtgcctccagaggtaaaggaagggaaaaacaacaaaaaacaaaacaaaaaaaaaaaaacaacacgatggatttccagattgcagTAAAGCTGAccgttgaccttttggatataaaatgttattgcttcatttttcatcctATTGGTGTGTCAAATTTTGTCATAACTAGCATATGATTCTcgaaaaacattcaaaaatctaatcagttagTCTAAGGGACCGTACATGTGCTGCattttttgtgccctcaaatcCATTGTTTTCTAACTAGACACAAAACAGATGTGTGCAAATGCCAGAGGGACACCATCACGATGTGCAAGCGTTTCTGAGTGCCTCTTTTTCAGGGCATGAGGCATAGTTAGACATTGATTTTGGTGCAATGTCAGATTAAGAAAAAGTCCTTTAATTTCCTCCTATGACCAAAAAATGTCACACCACCTTTCCCCTGGTAAAATTATGAATATTTGATCAATTCCTGTAGggttattcatttcattatttttattcaaatgtttttaagacattttttcacttttaataAGACTGTCCTCTGTCAGGCACTGTCCTCCTCCAACGCATAATGCACAGCATTTCCATGTGTGGTTCTTGCACAGGAATATGCCACACTTGGCACAGACATTGCGAACCCTGCACTGCTTGAGGGTCTTCGGGCACATTTCGCAAGGTTGTCGTCCTTGCCCCTTTGCTTGGGCCTCTTCTACTGGAGGAATAAGTCCTGTGgtgtcctcatcatcatcctcatcgcGTGGCTCCTCCTTCACTGCGACTGCCTGGGCTGCTTGGACTAAAGCAGCGGCACTTGGTGTCCGGGGAATCCGCTCACGCTGGAGGATGCAGGGGGTCACCAGCTCCTTTCCTAACTGCTCCAGGAAGATGCGGTGGcgtttttttttggtgatttcCCACTTTGGACGCAGGCATGTCCACAGGACGTAAGAGTTGTAAGCAGAAACATCAAGTAGGTTGTAAAACAGCGCCATCGGCCATCTGGAGGTCTTCCGACGGCAGCTGTAAGTGGTCACATACTGGGGGGCACAGACAATAGAATAAACTATTGCTCATCAAACTCAAATGTATTCCTTATTTAACTGCAACAAATACTGAATAATGAAAGCACTAAATATATAGTTCAGGCATGCCAGCATAtaaatttcagtaataataaaaataaacacattaatgtgTAATCTAGCACACACCTTTTCCAGGTTGTCCACGCCACCCTTGCACCTGTTGTAATCGAGAATGATTGTCGGCTTCTGGTGGGCTTCCCGGCTGATGGAGGCATCTCTGTGCTTTGTGGACATCAGCACAACACCTTTGCCTTTCTTGGGTTTGTATGACACCGCAGTGTGGGTCTCTGTGTGAGCGAAGATGCTGGAGGGCTCCTCTCTGCCTGTCATGGTGAGGAGTTGGGGAGGGAGCTCAGATTTTGATCTGCGGACCATGCCGACCATGGCCATTTTCCTTTGCAGTAGCTCTGCGCCAAGCTCATAGCTCGTGAAAACATTATCAGTGGTGACTGTGCGTCCCTTCAGCCCCTGTGTCATCTGCAgcaccactctctctctctggccaACCTCTCTTGATGCCCCCTCCTTGCCGCTGTAGATGGCCATGTTCCAGGTGTAGGATGTTGACACGTCCACCAGGGTCCAGACTTTTATGCCATTCCTGGCTGGTTTGCTTGGCATGTATTGTTTGAAGCTGCAGCACCCCTTGAAGGCGACCAGCTGCTCATCTACACAAACATCCACCCCCGGGTTGAAAACAAGAGGAAGCCGCTGAACCCATGGCTCCCATACCGGCAAAATGGCAGCCAGCTTGTTGTCACTGAGCCGGTTTCGCTGGGACAGTTTATCATCAAACCGGAGTTTCATGGCAAGTTCCTCAAATCTTTTGTAGGACATTGTACCACGAAACACCGGGCGGCCCATCTCCTCCCCCCACAAGCTGCGGGTGCTTTCTCCCCGGGAACGATACAGCCccgccagcagcagcaggccgaAGAAACCCCTCAGCTCCGTCTCGGTGATTTCTTTCCAATGACCTCTGGTTCGCTGTCCTTCCAGGTTGGTCATTCTGAGGATAAGCTGGATCATGTCATTCGTTAGAAATAAATCCAAGCAGGATGTCAGCCGGTCTGTTACGTTTCTCTTGGCATACGCTGTTGGCCCTGGGACTGGTGTTGTGGGAGGCTGCACATAATGATGCATTTGCTCAGCAGAGGGTGACCACTTGATGTTCTTATTCCCGGAGACCCATTTTGTTTCCTCCTTTTCCATCGCGTTATCATCCTCATCCCTCATCTCATTTTCTCCGGGAAAACAGGAATATTCATCCTCAGAGCTCTCTTGTATCTCCGATGGCACCCAGTCCTCACCAGATGAGGAGACTGAATCGGAATCCTCCAGTGGGATAGAGGAGGCTACAGAGCCCGGGCTTGAATTGAGGTGGTCGCTGACTGGAGACATGTGGCGGGCTCTCTCTGGTTGGAGCAGGGGTTCAACGGCGGACGTGGCAGGGCCTGGAGCTGCTGAGTCGGGTCGGTCGCTGGAGGAGGCCGAAGGAGGAGCTGCCGAACCGGATCGGGGAATGCGAAAGTGAACTGATTGGCCTGCATGATTGGTCGCACAGTTAAATGAACAGTTGTGGAGCTGGTTACATTTATAAGTTTACAGCTGCTgcacctgcaaacacacactcctgctTTAGGCAGCATTATTTAGATTTTTGCACTTTGCAATTCAGTGCACTGAAAATTGTTATGGTAAAGCTAATAATGTTGTTGGGCAAGAGGGCATGAGTTCATGTTGATATCTGAATTTAAATGGAGAACATTGTACTTCTCTTTGATTTGTTTACTTGAAAGACACATGAATCAGAGGGAATTAAAAAATGCTATGAGAATCACAAACTCCCCGTTTCCCCAGCTGTGCATGCACATACATGCATATACGTACATGTATGAATCAGAGCAATGAAAAAGTGCCATGGGAATCACAGGCTCCCTGTTTACTTGGCTTGTGCATACGCTTGCATGAACGTGCACCACTATAACGACATGGGGGATAGAACTGAGAATGACCTACATTCATCTTTGTTTCAATGGAGATAAAAAATGTGGTTTTAATGGAAGTCAACCTTCCAAATTTTAGTTAAAGGGGAttcaactgtgtttttttttaaataacagtgTACAAAAGGTGTTATAATTACAAGTCATTTGTAATCCAAACTTGAATAAAAACTACCCATCTCTATTTAATATAAAGGCTGAGGAATGATCAACCAAAATGAACGCAGAAAATACAACTCGAGTGAGCAAAAACTGGTCAAAGAGGGCATCCCGTTCACATATTCCTTTACACGTGGAAATTCACCACATTAAATATGCTAAAGATGCTATACCTGCTCTATCATTGGGATTTTAAGAGGAGGGGATAAAGTTGAGTAACAGTGaggttgtgttttaaaaaacgGTCTTGTTGCTGTGGGGTCACTTTAAAATCCATAAttggaagttaaaaaaaacaacaacattgtgttgattaatgtgtgtctttttaagCATCCTTAACTACATCAGAAAATCACCAACCAACTCCTTCACAACTTCTAGCCAGTCAGTAGACATGAGTCAGCTAACTGTCTGAGATGTAGATGGAAATACTCACTTGGTGATAACGGTGCACCCGACAGGATCTCATCTTCGCCGTTCAGATGTTTCTGGAAGTCGTCCAGAGTCATCCAGTCCAGGTTGAGGTCCATTCCTAAACTCAGAGTGGCTTGGCCCTTGTCTGTAAAGCACACAACGCACAGAGAGATGCTTCACTAACTGGTAGGttgaaaccttgcacactgcaACTCATATTAACCTCAGAAAATCTTGctttaacatgttttaaacCTCAGTAAGTGTAGGTTACTAGGTTTAACATATTGTGCCGAGGGAAATGTGAAATCTGAAGTGAAACAACAATCTGATATTTGAAAGCAAAGATCAATATGTGCTCAGTGGCCAGTTAGAAACACACCAGATTTGTCAGCGCACTCTGGAGGGTCCTGGGTGTCCTGATTGTCATCACATGCCATGAAGAGTCTGGGctcactgtcctctctccttttcctcctttcctctcccgGGGTCTTCCTCTCCCAGCCGGGCCGCTGCGATTCCTCTGGCCTCTCTTTCCGCTCCCGGGAATCCTCTCCAGGTTTCGGCTTCGCCGCGGGCTCCTCTGCTTCCCTCTCGTCGCTGTCCAGGCTGAAGCCGTAACTCTGGCCAGGTCTGGAGACTAAAGGGAGAGCAGAGAAGGCGTCATATTTCAGTCATAAAGAGCCTGGGTGGCCTTTTATCTTCAATCCCAACTGTCAATCAAACCTACTTAAAAtagctgtttttaaatatttggttTGTTTGACCTGGTGGTAGGTTGCTCTTTTACTGAAGTCAGTTTGGGTTGATGTGACTATACATCTTCTGAAATTATGAAAACTGATTACTCAATgtaattttctgtttctgtgcgTCATTCATACCATCTGATTGCTTGGTCTTCTCCGTCTTCTCAGGCTCTGGTTTCTGAGCTGGAGACTCTTTGGTTGTCTTGGGGATCTTCTCAATCTTTCCTAAAAGCTGAGGTtgggaaaaaaaggtaaatgTTAACAGCAGGGTCCATGAACACATTAAAAAGGTGGCTGCAGTAAATAAGAAATGAGTTCACCATTTGACATAAGTCTTGCTTATACTGCAAAAATTATGTCATAAATGTGGTTTGTTTATCGAATTCCTACGAAATAATAGTCAGGCTCACAATGTCCTTATTTCAAACTTCgttcaaaatcttttttttctatacATTTTTGTAAACCTTAGAGCCCGACAAACCCCGAAACCAATCTCTGTAACGGCCATCTTATACACATAACCTGTTTTTGCTAAATGCGTCATGATAAATCAAATTGGTTCTGTGTTTAGGAGTTAACTGCATATTTTTTGAGCCAGAAAAACAAATGGGACCAtttccaaaacattaaaaatagaaTCTGATGCTGCATCTGCCTAtaatgtgttatgtgttttatgCGGTCACAGAGACTTTGACCTTTGGCCCTTCACAACCAAATTCAATTAATTCATATCCAAGTGATTGTTCTCAGTTTATGTGAATATctgaacaaataaaatgtatgtttagCCACCAGAAGTAAACAGCTGCATAGCTTGGAACCTGACATAAAAAAGAGGTGTTCTCAACAttagccatttttaaaatccaaaatgCCCACCATAGACTTTTTTTCCTGCTGGAAACATTGGTTTTCATATTCCTCATGTTCTAACAATTCTAAAAATGTATAGTTTATCAACTCCCCAAGAATTTTGAACGAAAATGCACAAGGAACTGGACTATATGTTAAAATGGGAATAAATGGAAGAAAGGAAACAGATGAAAACCAATTTAAGATGAATACTTGACAACCAAAGGCAGCATGGATTTTGTGGTTACCTAACATTACCGATGACTTAGGCATTTTCTGCACTTTCTGTCAGGAGGTCTGTTCAACTTTGCATTGGCTGAATACCAATTATTCCATGTTTAACACAGCTTGATCAAAGATAAAAGTCTCGGAGGTGAGGACTGATGTCTTATTAGCAACAAACTTTTAGCAGAAAAGCTACATTGTTTAGCAGGTTGGTTTTAGTCTGGGCAAAAACATGGAGTACAGATGAGACTTTttaaagtagctgatagcagttagcagctaactcaaagaagaacagcggccgaaaatgtccacaaactggggagacaatgaggtctgggagctcctcaCCTCTGAGCAAAGGACGAGATCAAGCAATATATAACAGGGATGCTAAATGACTGCTATTGCCTTGTTGTGCCATGTTATTATTTAGAAAGCATTGCCAGACAtgcatgttatatgtcacactagacaCTGACGTTGTGTTATATGTCGCGCCTCTTTTGCTTTCAGAACGCTGGCAATcaatctaaaatcacacactggggtggcatgatgctgctgttgtttgattctatattaaaaaaagcaaagctgGTGTAATGAAGGGTGTTTGTTgcagcagctcagcactgtTCGTAAGTTCTGTATCTGCATACAACACCAGTAATCCTGACAACTGTGCTACAGACATTAGACAAGAACATAAAGGTGTCTGTCATTATGAGGTTGTTGCACAgtaatttttaatatatattctAAACAATGGAAATTAGTGTCAttaacctaaaaaaaatctgaactgaaTGTCCACCTATagttaaaaagtgaaaaatgttaacgcaacacaataaaaatataattaaagctCTAATACTGTACCTTTGAAGGTTTGCTGCTGATCTTATCTGCAGGGGGCTGATGCACTGGCTGCCTGCGGGGGGCGCGGTCCTTAGCCTCACAGTTTAACAAGAACTTCTCAAACAAATTAGTGGAGCCCGTGGCGTCCTTCTGTCCTAGCACCTCCTCTTTAGCCACCTCATCCTCCTTCACCTTGGTGCTGCTGGCCGCTGTGACAGAAGACGTGGAGGACGATGAGGACGTGGAGGAAGACGGGACCTTGGGTGGTGCCGACGTGCTGTCCTGCCCTTTGCTCTTAGCCTTCTTATGTAAGATGGAGCTATCGCTGGAGTCTGAGTGTGGGGCGGCATCCTCTTTGACTTTAGTGGTGAGGCTCTTTAGTTTTTGGAGGCTGCTTTCTTTCTGGGTGGCTTCTGGTTTTTTGCTCTTCTTGTCACTGATGAGGTCCTTAATGCCCTGCAGCTTCACCTCCCACTTCCCCTTCTTCTGCTTGGACTTGTCGTCCAATCGTGCTTTTTCGGCTGACTTTGCTGCAGCGTCTGTTGATGCACTATCGTCCATTTGGGACTCTGACGGGCCGTCACTCGGCTCGTCCTCCAGAGGTGCATTGGCCTCGTCTTCAGAGGTTTCAATCTTCCTGTCCctcttccctttctttttcttcccctcctctcccttctctctcttgTGCTTTCCTCCCTCTTTTCCCTTTTCCTTCTTGTGTTTTTTGGAGGGAACAGGCTCATCGTCGTCCTCCTCAGAGTCGACAAGCCGCTTTTTTGAAtcagtctttttctctttcggaggagagggtggagtcGGggctctctcctcttcctcatctgtCTCTGGTGCCGGCAGAGGCCTGAAATCCTCCTTCCGTTtatctttcttctttttctttttctcctttggAGGTGgctcatcttcttcctcttcccggacctttgtcttttttttcttcttcttcttgacgGGCACCTCTGTCGGACGTTctttgtcactgtcactttcagAGTCTGCATCAAACACATCGCTTTTTGTGGGCAGCAGCTTCTGACGGGAAAGCAAGAGAAACAgtgtcacattttaaaattatatagTGTCTTGTTTTCTGGCTCAAGGTTCTCTGTGGAGTTTTAGACCTCTAGTAGCCCTGGGGAGTTGTTTAtgagtgggtcccaattttgttTATCACCACACACTTGCACATGAGTTACAATATGTCCTACTAATGATGTCACACTATTCCTCTGTTCTAGAGGTGGCAGTAACACACCAAAATATGCAACAAGACTGCAagctgaggcctgtactacgaagccagttcaactcAACCAGGATATATTTTCTTTATCTGGTTTGATAAACCCTAACATGGGCCGACTGGATAACCGGTACtgcaaagctggttatcaactagttcagtcaactctgggttttcctaacCAGCCACGAGTGCGTTAATGTGTACTGAATACAGTACAGTTCCTATTCTGTACGCCCAACTGTCACTGAGACTTACCACAGTCTTCTTGGCTTCAGCCTCTTTCTTGGCCTTGATTTCAGCCATGGACTTCTTAAAGGATAAAAGGACCTCGCGACAGTCCTCCAAATGGGCCTCTGGCTCCCAAGTGTCATCGTCAGAGCAGTAGTTCTTCCAACGGACTCTGTAGAGCACTTCAccctgaggacagacagagaggagatgtGAAGCTCAGGTGTGACGCTGTGTCTGGTAATGGCCAGGATAACAGCTGACTATTTCACCAGCAAACAGAATCTAATGAAGGCTGCCTGCAGGCAAACATGGCTGACACAATAGATAAAAAGAGTAATTACAGTATTTTGAATggagtctttttttcttttcttcagtcACTGGTTGTTTTCATGACAGATTACATATTGTACAAGTCAGCAAGAGTTCATTGGACAGGAAAAGCAAaacaatttatgttttttaaagccTTGAAAGCAAAGTTTAGAAGATTTAAACTCAGCCATTAAGAGAACAAAGCAATGctaaaaataatgtgaaataatAGTTTTCATTGTAAAACGACAGAGAAGTCCCGAGTGAGTCACTGGGTGTGACTTCTTGTAAACAAAAATAGTTGGTCTAAacctatatttaaaaaaatgttatgcTTTTTGTTGTCAGGGTGTTATTGTGACACAGGGGAGACGGTTCGCTGAAGAACTGTAAATGATTCCTAAAGCTTAGACTTAGATTAAATGAGCTAAAGAATGTTTTACACTTTCTGCTCACTGTTTTTGACCTGATAATAAAAAGAGTCAGAGTTA contains the following coding sequences:
- the mphosph8 gene encoding M-phase phosphoprotein 8 isoform X6 encodes the protein MAAEAEKVEPADSEQEEEVEDVYEVERIIDMRVEEGEVLYRVRWKNYCSDDDTWEPEAHLEDCREVLLSFKKSMAEIKAKKEAEAKKTVKLLPTKSDVFDADSESDSDKERPTEVPVKKKKKKKTKVREEEEDEPPPKEKKKKKKDKRKEDFRPLPAPETDEEEERAPTPPSPPKEKKTDSKKRLVDSEEDDDEPVPSKKHKKEKGKEGGKHKREKGEEGKKKKGKRDRKIETSEDEANAPLEDEPSDGPSESQMDDSASTDAAAKSAEKARLDDKSKQKKGKWEVKLQGIKDLISDKKSKKPEATQKESSLQKLKSLTTKVKEDAAPHSDSSDSSILHKKAKSKGQDSTSAPPKVPSSSTSSSSSTSSVTAASSTKVKEDEVAKEEVLGQKDATGSTNLFEKFLLNCEAKDRAPRRQPVHQPPADKISSKPSKLLGKIEKIPKTTKESPAQKPEPEKTEKTKQSDVSRPGQSYGFSLDSDEREAEEPAAKPKPGEDSRERKERPEESQRPGWERKTPGEERRKRREDSEPRLFMACDDNQDTQDPPECADKSDKGQATLSLGMDLNLDWMTLDDFQKHLNGEDEILSGAPLSPNSESDDEDLTELEPGLDKDGARADCLSEDSPMEGEAEDDDDDDDDDDEDYTPEPSKKSAGLIKCPCSRTAPSSEKEEGIEDGWHNKEERDKRPEPLEFKPVRRPGPTLNPTVAWTPLSLFQLFFSHSVVSTIVANTNANAAKRLKAGLKFVWKPLTVREFYIFLAIIIYSGLVKVHDSLDYWREEWPYNFRFPGDTMTRDRFKSIMWSLHMSNPEEDKVNERKKKTAEYDRLFKIKPLYTEIVNACKLHFQPYQNITIDERMVASQACRNKKWYKKAKPRKRAYKIFVLADSLTAYTWNFFVYEGKSARIPGQRLSYTSVMNLMEFPLLGQGYTLFVDSSSPALFEELSRRKTGACGTITKTQFDFPKTVQNDLPQKAERGDMRWIRKNNLLFVKWMDTHEVTICSTVHEAFSGQTVKRRAREAGVWKMKDVTVPDPVVAHNRNMGAMDLWGTLINEYSVHHKTKKWYRTFFYHFIDVAVVNSFLLHKELLKEKNSPTMKRPYNKTYFREKLTVDMLEFAEVSVPPPPPPKPTVCMPAYFGDNDGKHCKRCHVKTPVYCMKCDVPLCLTAERNCFKEWHNENPNISVDLFFFPPKTPPTDPTAIS
- the mphosph8 gene encoding M-phase phosphoprotein 8 isoform X4, yielding MAAEAEKVEPADSEQEEEVEDVYEVERIIDMRVEEGEVLYRVRWKNYCSDDDTWEPEAHLEDCREVLLSFKKSMAEIKAKKEAEAKKTVKLLPTKSDVFDADSESDSDKERPTEVPVKKKKKKKTKVREEEEDEPPPKEKKKKKKDKRKEDFRPLPAPETDEEEERAPTPPSPPKEKKTDSKKRLVDSEEDDDEPVPSKKHKKEKGKEGGKHKREKGEEGKKKKGKRDRKIETSEDEANAPLEDEPSDGPSESQMDDSASTDAAAKSAEKARLDDKSKQKKGKWEVKLQGIKDLISDKKSKKPEATQKESSLQKLKSLTTKVKEDAAPHSDSSDSSILHKKAKSKGQDSTSAPPKVPSSSTSSSSSTSSVTAASSTKVKEDEVAKEEVLGQKDATGSTNLFEKFLLNCEAKDRAPRRQPVHQPPADKISSKPSKLLGKIEKIPKTTKESPAQKPEPEKTEKTKQSDVSRPGQSYGFSLDSDEREAEEPAAKPKPGEDSRERKERPEESQRPGWERKTPGEERRKRREDSEPRLFMACDDNQDTQDPPECADKSDKGQATLSLGMDLNLDWMTLDDFQKHLNGEDEILSGAPLSPSQSVHFRIPRSGSAAPPSASSSDRPDSAAPGPATSAVEPLLQPERARHMSPVSDHLNSSPGSVASSIPLEDSDSVSSSGEDWVPSEIQESSEDEYSCFPGENEMRDEDDNAMEKEETKWVSGNKNIKWSPSAEQMHHYVQPPTTPVPGPTAYAKRNVTDRLTSCLDLFLTNDMIQLILRMTNLEGQRTRGHWKEITETELRGFFGLLLLAGLYRSRGESTRSLWGEEMGRPVFRGTMSYKRFEELAMKLRFDDKLSQRNRLSDNKLAAILPVWEPWVQRLPLVFNPGVDVCVDEQLVAFKGCCSFKQYMPSKPARNGIKVWTLVDVSTSYTWNMAIYSGKEGASREVGQRERVVLQMTQGLKGRTVTTDNVFTSYELGAELLQRKMAMVGMVRRSKSELPPQLLTMTGREEPSSIFAHTETHTAVSYKPKKGKGVVLMSTKHRDASISREAHQKPTIILDYNRCKGGVDNLEKYVTTYSCRRKTSRWPMALFYNLLDVSAYNSYVLWTCLRPKWEITKKKRHRIFLEQLGKELVTPCILQRERIPRTPSAAALVQAAQAVAVKEEPRDEDDDEDTTGLIPPVEEAQAKGQGRQPCEMCPKTLKQCRVRNVCAKCGIFLCKNHTWKCCALCVGGGQCLTEDSLIKSEKMS